The following coding sequences lie in one Brachionichthys hirsutus isolate HB-005 chromosome 15, CSIRO-AGI_Bhir_v1, whole genome shotgun sequence genomic window:
- the ahcy gene encoding adenosylhomocysteinase translates to MSEKLPFKVADISLAEWGRKAIDIAENEMPGLMKMRELYGQTKPLQGARIAGCLHMTLQTAVLIETLTALGAEVQWSSCNIFSTQDHAASAIAKTGVPVYAWKGETDEEYVWCIEQTLHFKDGQPLNMILDDGGDLTNMVHQKYPKLLAGIRGLSEETTTGVHNLYKMLKKGELKVPAINVNDSVTKSKFDNLYGCRESLIDGIKRATDVMIAGKVAVVAGYGDVGKGCVQALRGFGARVIVTEIDPINALQAAMEGYEVTTMDEASKEGNIFVTTTGCEDIILGRHFESMKDDAIVCNIGHFDCEIDMSWLVKNAAKKVNIKPQVDRYLLKNGRHVIILAEGRLVNLGCAMGHPSFVMSNSFSNQVLAQIELWTNTAKYPLGVYFLPKKLDEQVAAAHLDKLGVKLTKLTKKQAAYLGLPTEGPFKPDHYRY, encoded by the exons ATGTCTGAGAAACTTCCCTTCAAAGTCG CCGACATCAGCCTGGCCGAATGGGGGCGCAAGGCCATTGACATCGCGGAGAATGAGATGCCTggtctgatgaagatgagggagCTGTACGGGCAGACGAAGCCTCTGCAGGGCGCCCGCATCGCAGGCTGCCTCCACATGACGCTGCAGACTGCCGTCCTCATCGAGACGCTCACCGCCCTCGGAGCtgag GTTCAGTGGTCAAGCTGCAACATCTTCTCCACTCAAGATCACGCTGCTTCCGCTATCGCTAAAACTGGTGTTCCAG TGTACGCATGGAAAGGTGAGACGGATGAGGAGTACGTTTGGTGCATTGAGCAGACTCTGCATTTCAAAGATGGTCAACCTCTCAACATGATCCTGGACGACGGCGGAGACCTCACCAACATGGTGCACCAGAAGTATCCCAAACTGCTGGCAG GTATCCGCGGCCTGTCGGAGGAGACGACTACAGGCGTCCACAACCTGTACAAGATGCTAAAGAAGGGCGAGCTCAAAGTGCCCGCTATCAATGTGAATGACTCCGTTACCAAG AGTAAGTTCGACAACCTGTACGGCTGCAGGGAGAGCCTGATCGACGGCATCAAGCGAGCCACTGACGTGATGATCGCCGGCAAAGTGGCTGTGGTGGCGGGCTACGGTGACGTGGGCAAAGGCTGCGTCCAGGCCCTGCGTGGGTTCGGAGCTCGCGTCATCGTCACGGAGATCGACCCCATCAATGCACTGCAGGCTGCAATGGAGG GCTACGAGGTTACCACCATGGACGAGGCGTCCAAGGAAGGAAACATCTTTGTCACCACCACCGGCTGCGAGGACATCATCCTGGGACG TCACTTTGAGAGCATGAAGGACGACGCTATCGTCTGTAATATTGGACACTTTGACTGTGAGATTGACATGAGCTGGCTCGTCAAAAATGCTGCAAAGAAGGTCAACATCAAGCCGCAG gTTGATCGCTATCTTCTGAAGAACGGCCGTCACGTCATTATTCTGGCCGAGGGCCGGCTGGTCAACCTGGGCTGCGCCATGGGACATCCGTCCTTTGTTATGAGCAATTCCTTCTCCAATCAG GTTCTCGCCCAGATCGAGTTGTGGACCAACACTGCCAAATACCCTCTCGGAGTCTACTTCCTGCCCAAGAAG TTGGACGAGCAGGTAGCAGCTGCCCACCTGGATAAACTGGGAGTGAAGCTCACCAAGCTGACGAAAAAGCAAGCTGCGTACCTGGGTCTGCCCACCGAGGGGCCTTTCAAACCGGACCACTATCGctactga
- the LOC137904200 gene encoding protein-glutamine gamma-glutamyltransferase E-like, with product MAAGKSGTVFKEVSLNTILNNVDHHTDEISVKDLIVRRGFPFKLGLVLRQPPGPHQSVVITATTGTLPSEDLGTKSIFGIGPDAKPSPSAKAVWKAELDLFSNLQQGILSFAITPPADAPIGKYTLVVKHRAEETTLPPLVLLFNPWCPDDSVFLSSLPKINEYVMNEAGKVYYGSSNYICDMDWIFGQFEELMVEICLELLDRNVQHKNDPSADVAARCDPVYVGRVISAMINVQEDDGVLVGNWSGDFRGGTAPTHWLGSSPILKEWFQNGFKPVKYGQCWVFASVMCSVMRCLGIPTRVITNFNSAHDTDGNLSIDKFCNEDGAELKMGGDSIWNFHVWCESWMKRPDLAEDGIYGGWQVLDPTPQETSGGIHCCGPASLKAILKGQVDTEYDVPFVFAEVNADIVTWEVKADGSLVSVKHDPKKVGRSITTKKVSSDQRRDVTNRYKHKEGTTKERSAFEYAISRDYTTDADRVDVVDEDESADEGEGAVVDSTEVTEEIQPEKPPMTIEFQEVTMPKNGEDVSMQLLLHSETASAIQLRIKISVQAMRYNDQPDALIQKDAREETLHPGKDLCIPILVPFLDYHDPMLKSGYMKISALIEDKLSEENVYFAEDDVVLLDPPLRITVNDGARVGQLTSGTLIFKNTIPKPLQDCTLTLFGNDLYDKGQECRIGTLLPGSEVTVHFDFIPRKPGKKTLVADFDSENLKDVKSSCKVDVLP from the exons TCTTTAAGGAGGTGTCACTCAACACTATCCTAAACAACGTCGATCACCACACTGATGAAATCTCAGTGAAGGATCTGATTGTTCGGAGAGGCTTCCCCTTCAAGCTGGGACTCGTGCTGAGGCAGCCTCCCGGCCCTCATCAGTCCGTTGTGATCACTGCAACGACAG GAACGCTTCCATCTGAGGACTTGGGGACAAAGTCTATCTTTGGCATCGGCCCCGATGCGAAGCCTTCGCCTTCAGCGAAGGCCGTTTGGAAGGCGGAGCTTGACCTGTTTTCCAACCTCCAGCAAGGCATCTTGAGCTTTGCTATTACTCCTCCGGCTGATGCGCCCATAGGGAAGTACACGCTGGTTGTGAAACACAGGGCTGAAGAAACAACTTTGCCACCGCTGGTGTTGCTCTTCAACCCTTGGTGTCCCG ATGACTCTGTGTTTCTTTCAAGCCTACCAAAGATCAATGAGTATGTAATGAACGAAGCAGGAAAAGTCTATTATGGGAGTTCGAACTATATATGTGATATGGACTGGATCTTTGGGCAG TTTGAGGAACTGATGGTGGAGATTTGTTTGGAGCTGTTAGACCGGAACGTCCAACACAAAAATGACCCGTCTGCGGATGTCGCTGCTCGTTGCGACCCCGTCTACGTCGGCCGTGTGATCAGCGCAATG ATCAACGTACAAGAAGACGATGGTGTCCTAGTGGGGAACTGGTCAGGAGACTTTCGTGGAGGGACAGCACCCACTCATTGGTTGGGTAGTTCCCCTATCCTTAAGGAGTGGTTCCAAAATGGCTTCAAACCAGTCAAATATGGCCAGTGCTGGGTGTTTGCCAGTGTGATGTGTTCAG TGATGCGCTGTCTTGGAATCCCAACCCGAGTGATCACCAACTTCAACTCAGCCCACGACACCGATGGCAACCTGTCCATTGATAAATTTTGTAATGAAGATGGAGCTGAATTAAAAATGGGCGGAGACAGCATTTG GAACTTCCATGTGTGGTGTGAGTCGTGGATGAAGCGACCAGACTTGGCAGAAGACGGCATATATGGTGGTTGGCAAGTTTTAGATCCAACCCCACAGGAGACAAGTGGTG GAATTCACTGCTGTGGTCCAGCTTCTCTCAAAGCTATCCTGAAAGGACAAGTGGATACCGAGTACGATGTCCCATTTGTGTTTGCTGAGGTCAATGCTGACATTGTTACCTGGGAG GTCAAAGCTGATGGTTCGCTGGTTAGTGTCAAGCATGATCCAAAAAAAGTTGGTCGTTCCATCACCACCAAGAAGGTCTCCAGTGACCAAAGACGTGACGTCACCAATAGATACAAACACAAAGAGG GAACCACGAAGGAGAGGAGTGCCTTTGAATATGCCATCTCAAGAGACTACACCACAGACGCCGATCGTGTTGATGTGGTCGACGAGGATGAAAGCGCCGATGAAGGTGAAGGGGCAGTGGTTGATTCCACAGAAGTTACAGAGGAAATCCAACCTGAAAAGCCGCCAATGACCATAGAATTCCAAGAG GTGACCATGCCAAAGAACGGTGAGGATGTGAGCATGCAACTGTTGCTGCACAGCGAGACCGCGAGTGCCATACAACTGCGTATCAAAATCAGCGTCCAAGCCATGAGGTACAACGACCAACCGGATGCGCTGATCCAGAAAGACGCGAGGGAGGAGACGCTGCATCCTGGGAAAG ATCTGTGCATCCCAATCCTTGTTCCATTCCTTGACTACCATGATCCAATGCTGAAGTCTGGGTACATGAAGATTTCCGCACTGATCGAGGACAAACTATCCGAAGAGAACGTATACTTTGCGGAAGATGATGTTGTGCTCCTCGACCCTCCTCTCCGCATCACC gtgAATGATGGTGCCAGAGTGGGTCAGCTCACATCTGGAACCCTGATATTCAAGAACACGATCCCAAAACCGCTGCAGGACTGCACTCTGACTCTGTTTGGAAATGACCTGTACGACAAGGGGCAGGAATGCAG AATTGGTACATTATTGCCAGGCAGCGAAGTAACGGTGCACTTCGACTTCATTCCCAGGAAGCCGGGGAAGAAAACCCTTGTGGCCGACTTTGACTCCGAAAACCTCAAGGATGTGAAGAGCAGCTGCAAAGTCGATGTGCTGCCATGA
- the cyc1 gene encoding cytochrome c1, heme protein, mitochondrial has protein sequence MAALRAVVLAARGKALLKTPKTPGAPVANLSFASLPRNKKAALTALGVVTAGGAGLALMLHQSVKASDLELHPPQYPWTHAGPLSSLDHASVRRGYQVYKQVCSACHSMEYLAFRNLVGVSHTEEEAKAIAEEEGIVDGPNEKGEMFTRPGKLSDYFPKPYANDEAARYANNGALPPDLSYIVNARHGGEDYVFSLLTGYCEPPAGVTLREELYYNPYFPGQAIGMAPPIYNEILEFDDGTPATMSQVAKDVCTFLRWAAEPEHDQRKRMGLKLLLGSAVLMPLIYYMKRHRWSVLKSRKIAYRPPK, from the exons ATGGCGGCGCTGCGAGCCGTGGTGCTAGCGGCGAGGGGCAAGGCTCTCCTGAAGACGCCAAAAACGCCCGGGGCTCCGGTG GCCAACCTGTCCTTCGCCAGCTTGCCGCGGAACAAGAAGGCTGCGCTCACAGCGCTGGGTGTGGTCACCGCCGGTGGGGCGGGGCTTGCTCTAATGCTGCACCAGTCGGTTAAAGCCTCGGACCTCGAACTCCACCCGCCTCAATATccctggacgcacgctggaccgCTGTCCTCTCTGGACCATGCTAG CGTTCGTCGTGGTTACCAGGTGTATAAACAGGTGTGTTCGGCCTGCCACAGCATGGAGTACCTGGCCTTCAGAAATCTGGTGGGCGTGTCCCATACGGAGGAAGAGGCCAAGGCCATAGCTGAGGAG GAAGGGATTGTGGATGGTCCTAATGAGAAAGGGGAGATGTTCACCCGGCCAGGAAAGCTATCTGACTATTTTCCAAAGCCATACGCCAATGATGAGGCAGCCCGCTACGCCAACAACGGCGCCCTGCCCCCGGACCTCAGCTACATCGTCAATGCCAG ACACGGAGGAGAGGACTACGTGTTCAGTCTGCTGACGGGTTACTGCGAACCTCCGGCAGGAGTTACGTTGAGAGAAGAGCTCTACTACAACCCGTACTTCCCTGGGCAGGCCATTGGCATGGCGCCACCCATCTACAACGAGATACTGGAGTTCGATGATG GAACGCCTGCCACCATGAGCCAGGTTGCTAAAGATGTCTGTACTTTCCTGAGGTGGGCTGCCGAGCCGGAGCACGACCAACGTAAACGCATGGGATTAAAG ctgctgctgggctcGGCTGTCCTCATGCCCCTCATCTACTACATGAAGAGACACAGGTGGTCTGTGCTGAAGAGCAGGAAGATCGCTTACAGGCCTCCCAAGTAG